A segment of the Marinomonas posidonica IVIA-Po-181 genome:
CGGCCGTAATTTTTGCGTTCAAAAGACGAGCCAACGTCAATGTTGAGGCTCCAGTGCCACAACCAATATCGGCAATGTTTAATGGCGTATTTCTGTCTAATCCCGCCATACTAATCGCTTTTTCAGTCTCAGCATCACTACCGGGGCCTTGTCGATTAGCGTCTTTATGCATATCGATAAGTAATTTCAATTCATCCACAACTGCTTTCCTCTGGGTTGGTCGCCATTGACATAATGCGTGCTTATAGGACGACATAATGGAGGTCTATCATGTCTGACCATAGCATATTATAGAGTGGCTTAGTCTCTCACCAAAAAGCGTGTTGAAATCACTTACATTGAAGACCAAGGTGACACAGCCTCCCTTCACTTTGGTCGTATCTTTCCTAGGAAGGAGAAGGGAAAAATACGTTGACCCAAAGAGAATCAGAAAAACCAAAAACAACTTATACTGTCAAATAAAAAACAGTTTTAGATGTTATTGAATACCTGAAGCAATGCGTCTTTCAGTACTTAAATAAAACCTATTGGTGACTTTTGCCTCTCTTAGACAAAAGTCACCCGCTCAGTGAAACGCTAACCAAAGCAGCTAACGCTTAAACCAGCGCCAGACAAAAAGAATGCGCATCAACGCGGCGGCAACATAGGTCATCGCGCAGGCGGTTAAAATACGTTTTACCTTGGGCAAATCCTGCTGCGGGATATAATTTCCCTGCGTTAGGATAGGCAAAGCTTTTTTAAAACTGGCGTCCCACTCTTCCGGCAAAATAGCAACCTGTACAAACACAGCTAACAATCCAGACAAGCCAACCACAGCAGCATGCAAAGGCACAGCATAAGGCAAATGTAATATGGCCGAGATCACTGGCCAGCCCACTAACAAACCTGCCGTTAGACGATGAATACCGTGTGCTAGCGGTAAATACCGTGAACTCAAACGCGAAATTGGCTGCTGGGTTTCATGAGCAATGGCATGCCCCACTTCATGAGCCGCCACTGCCACCGCCGTCAGTGAACGCCCGGCTAGCACACTGGGACTCAAACGCACCCTGTGTTGTACGAAATCAAAATGATCCTGCCCCTCTTTTGCGGCTTCGACTTTGACCTCATTGAGCTCAAAGCGCTTCACCAGATGATTGGCAAATTCCCCCCCTGTACCAGGAAGATCGGCTCGGTTCTTAGCGTAACGTTTTAAGGTATATTTCACCCAAAGGTTTGGACCAAATATCAGCCCTAATGCTAACGCCCCCACCAACACCCACAACATAATGTCACCTTTTTTCGTTATCTTCTCGAGCCAAATTTGGCTCTTTTTCTAATCATCACATACACTGTATGTCATTATTACTGGGAAAATGGATTATGAAAAACCCTCTCATTGCGCCCATACTGGCAATCTTAAAAAACCACCCAAATGGTACCAGTGAGTTTGACATACTCAAGTCTCTGCAACAGCAACTCCCTGAATTCAATCAACTGGCTGAGGACAATAATCTACAGCTGTTTCGCCAACACTTTCTTATTATGAACGCCCTTTACCAACTTCAAAGCCAACTTTGGCAAGAAGAAAACCTCATGCTCAGCATTCAAGCCACGCGCATTCACTTGTTAAATAATGAGCAAACCTCTGTGTCGGAGAACACCTATGTTAATAATAGTCCGGATGCCAAACTGGCCGCTTATTATTTGGATTGGAATGAATACGAACAAACGGATGTTGATGATGTTAGGCGTTTACTGGACAGTTTTTACAAGGGCATTTGCCTCACTGGCGACCGACAATCAGCATTGCAAACACTCCAACTCACCATAGACAATCCCAGCAAGTCAGAGATAAAACAACAATATCGAAAACTCGCACAACAACATCACCCAGACCGAGGCGGAGATCAAGAGATCTTTATTAGTCTACGAGAAGCCTATGAACAGCTCATGCTAAAAGTCGGTTAGCAAAGTGTAAAAAGCCATCCAAAACATTGCTTTCACAGGCATAAGTACTCAAGATGAACATGCGCTGTCATTCGCGGTCAAAGATTGAATGAACAACTTCTTTTTGTTAAAACGAGTTTTATTTTTTATGTCCTTTGCTACTTTTTTGATTCGCTCTCGTCCTACCTTACGCCCACTTTATTTCACAACTTTTGCCCTACTCGCCGCATGCAGTTATAACGAAATTGATCAATCCAATGACTTTGAAAATAATGGTCGTGACAGTAGCGCATTGAAGCGCAACAGCCTCTACTTAAAAGAAAGTCTACCGCCTGGATTACCTTACCCAGATAAAACGTTTCGTGACGGTTTAGCGCAACAGACCGCTTATCTAAATCGTTTATCAGATCGCCAATATCAACTCGAAAACACACAGGTCAGTTTAGCGGATTTGAAACACGTGTCCTATGAGCTGTCTTTGTGGCTCGACAACCCTAAGTACAGCCCGCATATAGTCGCACATCAATTGGCCGGACAGGACCAACGAGGTAATGTGCAGATTACCGGTTACTACGTTCCCATCATGCCGGTGAAACACTTTCCTGACGAAGAATTCCGCTTTCCGCTTTACCGTAAACCAACACAAAAAAATGCCGAAGGGGGTTACCCATCTCGGGAGGAAATTGACTTCGAAAACGCTTTAGCAGGACAAGATTTAGAGATCGCTTACACGGCCAGTTTAGTCGATAATTTCTTTTTGCACGTTCAAGGCTCTGGCGTCATTGAATATGAAGACGGTGAACAGCGTTTATTGTCTTGGGGCGGCGTCAATGGTCACCCTTATCGAAGTATCGGCAAAGAGCTGATTGAGCGAGATGAAATTGATCGTGCGGACATCTCTGCACAAAGTATTCGCCAATGGTTAAAGGATCACCCTGATCGTATGCGCGAAATACTGTCCACCAATCCAAGCTACCTCTTCTTTAGTGAAGGCCAAACAAAACCGGTTGGTGCCGCCAACGTGCCACTCACGCCTTTGTATTCTGCGGCAGTCGATCCAAGCGTCATCCCACTAGGTTCCATTTTATTAGCGCAAGTGCCTAAGTTGGATCAAAGCGGTGAATTGATAGGTCATGAATTTCGCTTACTATTGGCGCAAGACAAAGGCGGCGCAATTAAAGGCGCTGGCCACATAGATTGGTATCAAGGTATTGGAGAAGAAGCTCATCGCTTGGCTGGCCAACTCAAACACTTTGGTAAAGTATGGTTATTATTGCCTGCGTCAAATAAATAGCCACAATATAAAGCCACTAAAAAATAAAGCCATTAAAAATGCCGCAGCGGATAACCGTTGCGGCATTTTCATTTACCCTTTGTCAGCACACTTACCTTAAGTCACTCAATTTGAAGGATACTGGAATGTTAATTCTCAATTCCGCCTCCTGCATATCCTTCGAGAATTTTGGCAAAGGCGTCGCCTTTCGAATCATCTTGATCACGGCTTTGTCCAAGCGCTTATAGCCTGAGCTTTTGGTGATCTTCACATCAGAGACCGAACCGTCGGCATAAG
Coding sequences within it:
- a CDS encoding zinc metallopeptidase: MLWVLVGALALGLIFGPNLWVKYTLKRYAKNRADLPGTGGEFANHLVKRFELNEVKVEAAKEGQDHFDFVQHRVRLSPSVLAGRSLTAVAVAAHEVGHAIAHETQQPISRLSSRYLPLAHGIHRLTAGLLVGWPVISAILHLPYAVPLHAAVVGLSGLLAVFVQVAILPEEWDASFKKALPILTQGNYIPQQDLPKVKRILTACAMTYVAAALMRILFVWRWFKR
- a CDS encoding DNA-J related domain-containing protein, whose translation is MKNPLIAPILAILKNHPNGTSEFDILKSLQQQLPEFNQLAEDNNLQLFRQHFLIMNALYQLQSQLWQEENLMLSIQATRIHLLNNEQTSVSENTYVNNSPDAKLAAYYLDWNEYEQTDVDDVRRLLDSFYKGICLTGDRQSALQTLQLTIDNPSKSEIKQQYRKLAQQHHPDRGGDQEIFISLREAYEQLMLKVG
- the mltA gene encoding murein transglycosylase A, encoding MSFATFLIRSRPTLRPLYFTTFALLAACSYNEIDQSNDFENNGRDSSALKRNSLYLKESLPPGLPYPDKTFRDGLAQQTAYLNRLSDRQYQLENTQVSLADLKHVSYELSLWLDNPKYSPHIVAHQLAGQDQRGNVQITGYYVPIMPVKHFPDEEFRFPLYRKPTQKNAEGGYPSREEIDFENALAGQDLEIAYTASLVDNFFLHVQGSGVIEYEDGEQRLLSWGGVNGHPYRSIGKELIERDEIDRADISAQSIRQWLKDHPDRMREILSTNPSYLFFSEGQTKPVGAANVPLTPLYSAAVDPSVIPLGSILLAQVPKLDQSGELIGHEFRLLLAQDKGGAIKGAGHIDWYQGIGEEAHRLAGQLKHFGKVWLLLPASNK